A genome region from Arachis duranensis cultivar V14167 chromosome 8, aradu.V14167.gnm2.J7QH, whole genome shotgun sequence includes the following:
- the LOC107463459 gene encoding LOW QUALITY PROTEIN: uncharacterized protein LOC107463459 (The sequence of the model RefSeq protein was modified relative to this genomic sequence to represent the inferred CDS: inserted 1 base in 1 codon), protein MSKVVVYLLIATAILGFIVFSPCNPNEEPNARLNRRLGFMLQDRAPYFDPLMVKIKTHPPRSLDNSSSVKDVADTYQYLTSAGXXXXXXXXXXXXXXXXGAVSFNELQAWITQRAMERLDYVTQAELDSKDMDQDSALSFREYLPNFSQNDIEKREMGHGEAGWWMEKFNTADIDHNAVLNFTELRDFLHPEDSENQNMLKWLLRDRLKRIDDGTDGKLDFKEFEDHVYVTYESYMDFESNGTNVPNAKDKFSELDVNKDQFLSPEELIPILPYLYPGELAYAKYYTYYLMNEADDNKDGKLSLEEMLDHEFIFYSTVHADGHSESDDEHDEL, encoded by the exons ATGTCAAAGGTGGTGGTTTATCTCTTGATAGCCACCGCCATATTGGGCTTCATAGTCTTTTCACCATGTAACCCTAACGAGGAACCCAATGCTCGCCTTAACCGGAGGCTAGGGTTTATGCTACAAGATCGAGCACCGTACTTTGATCCTCTCATGGTGAAGATCAAGACGCATCCTCCTCGGAGTTTAGACAACAGCTCATCAGTCAAGGATGTTGCGGACACCTACCAGTATCTGACGTCGGCCG ANNNNNNNNNNNNNNNNNNNNNNNNNNNNNNNNNNNNNNNNNNNNNTGGTGCCGTTAGTTTCAATGAATTGCAGGCTTGGATCACGCAACGAGCCATGGAGAGGTTGGATTATGTCACGCAGGCTGAGTTGGATTCCAAAGACATGGATCAAGATTCAGCTCTCTCTTTCCGAGAGTATCTGCCTAATTTTTCTCAGAACGATATAG AGAAAAGAGAGATGGGGCATGGTGAAGCAGGATGGTGGATGGAGAAATTTAATACTGCAGATATTGATCACAATGCAGTTCTCAACTTCACAGAGCTTAGAGA CTTTTTGCACCCTGAAGATagtgaaaatcaaaatatgttgAAATGGTTGTTACGAGATAGACTTAA GCGCATTGATGATGGAACCGATGggaaacttgatttcaaagaatTTGAAGACCATGTATATGTGACATACGAAAGTTATATGGACTTTGAAAGTAATGGAACAAATGTACCCAATGCAAAGGACAAGTTTTCTGAGCTTGATGTGAATAAGGACCA ATTCTTATCACCGGAAGAATTAATACCAATACTCCCTTATCTCTACCCAGGAGAGCTAGCTTATGCTAAATATTACACCTACTATTTAATGAATGAG GCTGATGACAATAAAGATGGAAAATTATCACTGGAAGAAATGCTTGATCATGAATTTATTTTCTACAGCACAGTTCATGCCGATGGCCATTCGGAAAGTGATGATGAACATGATGAGCTTTGA